One stretch of Proteiniborus sp. DW1 DNA includes these proteins:
- a CDS encoding helix-turn-helix domain-containing protein — protein MEVDMNDLVDKLTSFADGLGKLLGHNCEVALYSSKDSSHKLIFNVSNQVTGRKPEDTLNHYELEAYNKVEVHNGYTIFSYTTKEGRNVKAALFILEDRLKQEHMTLIISFDITDILLASKIFQNFCEIDDIAKNESKASKKKDNNNIINLMERLVSDVVDEIGKPISYLSKEDKVKIVRILNDKGIFLVKGSIEYVAEMLCVSRYTIYNYLEEIR, from the coding sequence ATGGAAGTTGATATGAACGATTTGGTAGATAAGCTTACTTCCTTTGCAGACGGTTTAGGAAAATTACTTGGGCACAACTGTGAAGTAGCGTTATATAGTAGCAAGGATTCAAGTCATAAGCTAATTTTTAATGTAAGTAATCAAGTTACAGGTAGAAAACCTGAAGATACGTTGAACCATTATGAACTTGAGGCTTATAATAAAGTCGAAGTTCATAATGGGTACACTATTTTTTCTTATACTACTAAAGAAGGAAGAAATGTAAAGGCAGCTCTATTTATACTTGAAGACAGGTTAAAGCAAGAACACATGACTCTGATAATAAGCTTTGATATAACTGATATTTTATTAGCTAGTAAGATTTTTCAGAATTTTTGTGAGATTGATGATATTGCTAAAAATGAGTCAAAAGCAAGTAAAAAGAAAGACAATAACAATATTATCAACTTAATGGAAAGATTAGTGTCTGATGTAGTAGATGAGATTGGTAAGCCTATATCTTATCTTAGTAAAGAGGACAAAGTAAAAATTGTAAGAATACTTAACGATAAAGGTATATTTCTTGTAAAAGGTTCTATTGAATATGTTGCAGAGATGCTTTGTGTTTCAAGATATACAATATATAATTATCTAGAGGAAATACGTTAA
- the rsfS gene encoding ribosome silencing factor: MVTEQLSIIIKSADDKKAFDIKVLRITKLSSIADYFVILSGNSQRQVMSISDDIEEKMHNKGYELKHKEGYSTGKWILLDYGDIIVHVFHKEDRDFYNLERLWADAEDIDIESFI, translated from the coding sequence ATAGTGACTGAACAGCTGTCTATAATAATTAAGTCTGCTGATGACAAAAAGGCCTTTGATATAAAGGTACTAAGGATAACTAAACTTTCTAGTATAGCAGATTACTTTGTAATATTAAGCGGAAATTCTCAAAGACAAGTCATGTCAATTTCAGATGATATTGAAGAAAAAATGCATAATAAGGGCTATGAATTAAAGCATAAAGAAGGTTATAGTACAGGAAAATGGATATTGCTTGATTATGGAGATATTATAGTTCATGTGTTTCATAAAGAGGATAGAGATTTTTATAATTTGGAAAGATTATGGGCTGACGCTGAAGATATTGACATTGAATCATTTATTTAG
- a CDS encoding RidA family protein codes for MELKSIFTEEAPKAIGPYSQAIGAGNMLFTSGQLGINPATGNIVEGTIQDETRQALNNLKAVLEAAGASLSNVVKTTVFIKDMNQFGLINEVYGEFFNEHKPARSCVEVARLPKDGNVEVEAIAII; via the coding sequence ATGGAATTAAAATCAATATTTACTGAAGAAGCACCAAAGGCAATAGGTCCATATTCTCAGGCAATAGGTGCTGGAAACATGCTTTTTACTTCTGGCCAGCTGGGTATTAACCCCGCTACTGGGAATATAGTAGAAGGAACGATACAGGATGAAACAAGACAAGCATTAAATAATCTTAAGGCTGTATTAGAGGCTGCAGGGGCTTCGCTTAGCAATGTTGTTAAGACTACAGTATTTATAAAGGATATGAATCAATTTGGCTTAATTAATGAAGTATATGGAGAATTTTTTAATGAACATAAGCCTGCAAGATCCTGCGTTGAGGTAGCTAGATTACCTAAGGATGGAAATGTAGAAGTAGAAGCAATAGCAATAATATAA